Proteins from a single region of Primulina tabacum isolate GXHZ01 chromosome 5, ASM2559414v2, whole genome shotgun sequence:
- the LOC142545741 gene encoding S-adenosylmethionine synthase 3-like, producing MDTFLFTSESVNEGHPDKLCDQVSDAILDACLEQDPESKVACETCTKTNMVMVFGEITTKADVNYEKIVRDTCRGIGFISPDVGLDADNCKVLVNIEQQSPDIAQGVHGHLTKKPEDIGAGDQGHMFGYATDETPELMPLTHVLATKLGAKLTEVRKNNTCPWLRPDGKTQVTVEYKNDNGAMIPIRVHTVLISTQHDETVTNDQIAEDLKEHVIKPVVPAQYLDDNTIFHLNPSGRFVIGGPHGDAGLTGRKIIIDTYGGWGAHGGGAFSGKDPTKVDRSGAYVVRQAAKSVVASGLARRCIVQVSYAIGVAEPLSVFVDTYKTGKIPDKDILALIKEKFDFRPGMIAINLDLKRGGNFRYQKTAAYGHFGRDDPDFTWETVKILKPKA from the coding sequence ATGGACACCTTCCTGTTCACCTCAGAATCTGTAAATGAAGGTCATCCCGACAAACTCTGCGACCAAGTCTCTGATGCCATTCTCGATGCTTGCTTGGAGCAGGATCCGGAGAGCAAAGTTGCATGCGAAACATGCACAAAAACTAATATGGTAATGGTCTTTGGCGAGATAACAACAAAGGCAGATGTAAACTATGAGAAGATTGTTCGTGATACATGCAGAGGCATTGGGTTCATATCACCTGATGTTGGACTCGATGCTGACAATTGCAAAGTTCTAGTCAACATCGAACAACAGAGCCCTGACATTGCCCAGGGAGTTCACGGTCATCTCACCAAGAAACCTGAGGATATTGGAGCTGGTGACCAAGGTCACATGTTTGGCTATGCCACCGATGAAACACCCGAACTTATGCCACTTACTCATGTCCTTGCCACCAAGCTTGGGGCCAAGCTCACAGAAGTGAGGAAAAACAACACTTGCCCATGGCTAAGACCTGATGGTAAAACTCAAGTTACCGTTGAGTACAAGAATGACAATGGGGCCATGATCCCTATTCGAGTCCATACCGTTCTCATATCAACCCAGCATGACGAAACAGTAACGAATGATCAGATTGCAGAAGACTTGAAGGAGCATGTGATCAAGCCTGTGGTCCCGGCCCAGTACCTTGATGACAACACAATTTTCCACCTTAACCCATCTGGCCGATTCGTCATTGGTGGCCCACATGGAGATGCAGGACTCACTGGTCGGAAAATCATCATTGACACTTATGGTGGCTGGGGTGCTCATGGCGGTGGCGCTTTCTCCGGAAAGGATCCCACGAAGGTGGACAGAAGTGGGGCGTATGTGGTTAGGCAGGCAGCCAAGAGCGTGGTGGCTTCAGGACTTGCTCGTCGATGCATCGTGCAAGTTTCTTATGCTATCGGTGTAGCAGAACCACTTTCAGTGTTTGTTGACACCTACAAGACTGGTAAGATCCCAGACAAGGATATACTGGCTCTCATCAAGGAGAAGTTCGACTTTAGGCCTGGAATGATCGCCATCAACCTCGATTTGAAGAGAGGGGGCAACTTCAGGTACCAGAAAACTGCTGCTTATGGTCATTTTGGGCGCGACGATCCCGATTTTACTTGGGAAACTGTTAAAATCCTGAAGCCTAAAGCTTGA
- the LOC142545743 gene encoding protein PTST homolog 3, chloroplastic isoform X1 — MASCYYFPTFHRLSSDKIFFSNQISSQNLCIYHQNHQKQYYSRFWVSSCKKSRASKKVKSNEDLCNEIREFLSTVGYPEHYLPSMKELAQHGRKDLAHMVRRRGYALIRQILESSTTTNLIKSDIEMDKTGKLNMLGGSEGQNEKLKVLVSDVLSRDVMEEGDLHRYQEKDGDLFSSDQRSLASDSNMQFMKEKVSNFIKHGMLVGIDDEIYARKGERSTESENEVQNSSSDQRNNNLLIHCSSSGEILNGKSMNNYVSKEEQIHVNHKNDLEDEKLNAENLAEFNRLKFMMHRKELELDQLKQQIEKEKTALSALQNNVEIEINRAHKLISEKESELYAAAGSLSGLKEVEVKYMGHGEIVELAGSFNGWHHKIKMDPQSSSTGVGHTETSKSRLWRTVLWLYPGVYEIKFVVDGDWRIDPSMESVTRDTLDNNILKVDR; from the exons ATGGCCTCCTGTTATTACTTTCCAACTTTTCATCGTTTGTCTTCTGATAAAATCTTCTTTTCAAACCAAATCTCTTCACAAAACTTGTGCATTTACCACCAAAACCACCAGAAGCAATACTATTCCCGATTTTGGGTTTCTTCATGTAAGAAATCCAG AGCTAGCAAGAAGGTCAAAAGCAATGAAGATCTTTGCAATGAGATTAGAGAATTTTTATCCACCGTTGGATATCCTGAACATTATTTGCCCTCCATGAAAGAGCTTGCGCAGCATGGAAG GAAAGACCTTGCACACATGGTCCGGCGAAGAGGATACGCACTTATTAGACAGATTCTAGAATCCTCAACTACAACAAACTTAATCAAGTCCGATATAGAGATGGACAAAACAGGAAAACTGAATATGCTCGGGGGATCTGAAG GTCAGAATGAGAAACTGAAAGTCTTGGTCAGTGATGTATTATCAAGGGACGTTATGGAAGAGGGAGATTTGCATAGATATCAAGAAAAAGATGGAGACCTTTTCTCGAGTGACCAAAGGTCTTTGGCATCAGATTCAAATATGCAGTTCATGAAGGAGAAGGTGTCTAATTTTATTAAGCACGGAATGTTGGTTGGAATTGATG ATGAAATTTACGCCCGTAAAGGAGAGAGAAGTACTGAATCAGAAAACGAAGTACAAAATAGCTCAAGCGATCAAAGGAACAACAATCTTTTGATCCATTGCTCTAGTAGTGGTGAAATATTAAATGGAAAATCCAT GAACAATTATGTCTCAAAAGAAGAGCAAATACACGTGAATCACAAAAATGATCTAGAGGATGAG AAACTAAACGCAGAGAATCTAGCTGAGTTTAACCGCCTCAAGTTTATGATG CATCGGAAGGAATTAGAACTAGATCAATTGAAGCAGCAGATTGAGAAAgaaaag ACTGCTTTGTCCGCTTTGCAAAATAATGTGGAAATAGAGATCAACAGAGCACATAAACTTATTTCTGAAAAAGAGTCTGAATTATATGCTGCCGCAGGAAGCTTATCCGGACTAAAAGAG GTTGAGGTTAAATATATGGGACATGGGGAGATTGTAGAACTGGCTGGTAGCTTCAACGGTTGGCATCACAAGATAAAAATGGATCCGCAGTCATCATCCACTGGTGTTGGCCATACTGAAACGAG CAAATCACGACTTTGGAGAACAGTTTTGTGGCTCTATCCCGGAGTTTATGAG ATAAAATTCGTTGTTGATGGTGATTGGAGGATCGATCCTTCGATGGAATCAGTTACAAGGGACACCTTGGACAACAACATACTTAAAGTAGATAGATGA
- the LOC142545743 gene encoding uncharacterized protein LOC142545743 isoform X2, whose translation MASCYYFPTFHRLSSDKIFFSNQISSQNLCIYHQNHQKQYYSRFWVSSCKKSRASKKVKSNEDLCNEIREFLSTVGYPEHYLPSMKELAQHGRKDLAHMVRRRGYALIRQILESSTTTNLIKSDIEMDKTGKLNMLGGSEGQNEKLKVLVSDVLSRDVMEEGDLHRYQEKDGDLFSSDQRSLASDSNMQFMKEKVSNFIKHGMLVGIDDEIYARKGERSTESENEVQNSSSDQRNNNLLIHCSSSGEILNGKSMNNYVSKEEQIHVNHKNDLEDEKLNAENLAEFNRLKFMMHRKELELDQLKQQIEKEKTALSALQNNVEIEINRAHKLISEKESELYAAAGSLSGLKEVEVKYMGHGEIVELAGSFNGWHHKIKMDPQSSSTGVGHTETRITI comes from the exons ATGGCCTCCTGTTATTACTTTCCAACTTTTCATCGTTTGTCTTCTGATAAAATCTTCTTTTCAAACCAAATCTCTTCACAAAACTTGTGCATTTACCACCAAAACCACCAGAAGCAATACTATTCCCGATTTTGGGTTTCTTCATGTAAGAAATCCAG AGCTAGCAAGAAGGTCAAAAGCAATGAAGATCTTTGCAATGAGATTAGAGAATTTTTATCCACCGTTGGATATCCTGAACATTATTTGCCCTCCATGAAAGAGCTTGCGCAGCATGGAAG GAAAGACCTTGCACACATGGTCCGGCGAAGAGGATACGCACTTATTAGACAGATTCTAGAATCCTCAACTACAACAAACTTAATCAAGTCCGATATAGAGATGGACAAAACAGGAAAACTGAATATGCTCGGGGGATCTGAAG GTCAGAATGAGAAACTGAAAGTCTTGGTCAGTGATGTATTATCAAGGGACGTTATGGAAGAGGGAGATTTGCATAGATATCAAGAAAAAGATGGAGACCTTTTCTCGAGTGACCAAAGGTCTTTGGCATCAGATTCAAATATGCAGTTCATGAAGGAGAAGGTGTCTAATTTTATTAAGCACGGAATGTTGGTTGGAATTGATG ATGAAATTTACGCCCGTAAAGGAGAGAGAAGTACTGAATCAGAAAACGAAGTACAAAATAGCTCAAGCGATCAAAGGAACAACAATCTTTTGATCCATTGCTCTAGTAGTGGTGAAATATTAAATGGAAAATCCAT GAACAATTATGTCTCAAAAGAAGAGCAAATACACGTGAATCACAAAAATGATCTAGAGGATGAG AAACTAAACGCAGAGAATCTAGCTGAGTTTAACCGCCTCAAGTTTATGATG CATCGGAAGGAATTAGAACTAGATCAATTGAAGCAGCAGATTGAGAAAgaaaag ACTGCTTTGTCCGCTTTGCAAAATAATGTGGAAATAGAGATCAACAGAGCACATAAACTTATTTCTGAAAAAGAGTCTGAATTATATGCTGCCGCAGGAAGCTTATCCGGACTAAAAGAG GTTGAGGTTAAATATATGGGACATGGGGAGATTGTAGAACTGGCTGGTAGCTTCAACGGTTGGCATCACAAGATAAAAATGGATCCGCAGTCATCATCCACTGGTGTTGGCCATACTGAAACGAG GATCACAATTTAA